One segment of Sulfobacillus thermosulfidooxidans DSM 9293 DNA contains the following:
- a CDS encoding DsrE family protein: MMENKQPTLVVLTTGKEAFVRANAVLQMTLMMRKFGQMPVEFLALGPGIEILRSNQKNSPQFGQQLQAMKEAGIEIAVCENSLENLGLTMDQMFEAKVVRGGEEVAHKILEGYKVLTF, from the coding sequence ATGATGGAAAATAAGCAACCAACCCTTGTCGTCTTAACAACAGGTAAAGAAGCTTTTGTCCGCGCCAATGCCGTCTTACAAATGACCTTGATGATGCGCAAATTTGGACAAATGCCTGTAGAATTCTTGGCGCTTGGCCCGGGTATTGAAATTCTCCGTTCCAACCAAAAGAATTCCCCGCAATTTGGCCAACAACTTCAAGCCATGAAAGAAGCTGGAATTGAAATTGCTGTATGTGAAAATTCTTTAGAAAATCTCGGATTAACCATGGACCAAATGTTTGAAGCAAAAGTAGTGCGGGGTGGCGAAGAAGTCGCTCATAAGATTTTAGAAGGCTACAAAGTCTTAACGTTTTAA
- the xseA gene encoding exodeoxyribonuclease VII large subunit, translated as MTESVLSVHELVQGIRKLVENVPEWQRLWVQGELSGVKHHSSGHWYFILKDDQAQIRGVMFRRDAVSLTKPLVDGMSVLVYGRIGVFERDGQTQLYASVIQDLGAGAQFQKLEALKQKLYQEGLFSRPKRPIPKLPRAIGVITSGTGAARYDIETVINRRFPGMPVWLFPVLVQGQDAPRAIVEALQKAFRTPISVLIIGRGGGSKEDLMAFNDEMVVRTVAKSPMPVISAVGHEIDTTLVDLVADLRAPTPSAAAELAVPEKGRLMEWIDQLNERVYQALSRRLEWERTRIEGWTTHGILADSSRLIITRRDLLDRLDERRDRAFERMVQSLRLHVEKLAASLAAMNPSAVLRRGYTYVLDESGNTIGKEDVRQGQRYEVHWYNGSYWMRSETPGKEEDA; from the coding sequence ATGACAGAAAGTGTGTTGAGTGTCCACGAACTAGTGCAAGGTATTAGAAAGCTCGTGGAAAACGTTCCGGAATGGCAACGCCTATGGGTCCAAGGAGAATTGTCGGGGGTTAAACATCATAGTTCGGGGCACTGGTACTTTATATTGAAAGATGATCAGGCTCAAATCCGGGGCGTGATGTTTCGGCGCGATGCCGTTTCCTTAACGAAACCCTTGGTTGACGGCATGTCCGTATTGGTCTATGGACGCATCGGCGTCTTTGAACGAGATGGGCAAACCCAACTGTATGCCAGTGTGATTCAAGACTTGGGAGCGGGAGCCCAGTTTCAAAAGCTCGAGGCGTTAAAACAAAAACTCTATCAGGAAGGGTTGTTTTCCCGTCCCAAACGTCCCATTCCCAAATTACCGCGGGCGATCGGTGTGATTACCTCGGGAACGGGAGCGGCCCGATATGATATTGAAACTGTCATCAACCGCCGTTTTCCGGGCATGCCTGTGTGGTTATTCCCGGTTCTTGTCCAAGGTCAAGATGCGCCCCGGGCCATTGTAGAGGCCTTGCAAAAGGCTTTTCGGACGCCGATTAGTGTGTTAATTATTGGCCGGGGAGGCGGTTCAAAAGAAGATTTAATGGCTTTTAATGATGAGATGGTGGTGCGCACGGTGGCTAAGTCACCTATGCCTGTAATATCTGCGGTCGGTCATGAAATTGATACCACCCTAGTCGATTTAGTGGCTGATTTGCGGGCACCGACTCCATCAGCGGCCGCTGAATTGGCGGTGCCGGAGAAAGGCCGTCTTATGGAATGGATTGATCAGCTCAATGAAAGGGTGTATCAAGCCTTAAGCCGCCGTTTGGAATGGGAACGTACCCGCATTGAAGGGTGGACAACTCACGGCATCCTGGCCGATAGCTCCCGGCTTATCATTACACGTCGCGACCTTTTAGATCGCCTAGATGAACGCCGAGATCGGGCTTTTGAGCGGATGGTTCAGTCGTTACGATTGCATGTCGAAAAACTGGCAGCGTCTTTAGCCGCTATGAACCCCTCGGCCGTATTGCGCCGTGGTTATACTTATGTGTTAGATGAATCTGGTAATACAATTGGCAAAGAAGACGTTCGTCAAGGGCAGCGATATGAGGTACACTGGTATAATGGGAGCTATTGGATGAGATCTGAGACACCGGGGAAAGAGGAAGATGCGTGA
- the spoIIIAE gene encoding stage III sporulation protein AE, which yields MLKRLWIWIVAMGMIAGLSPAVYAQGIDTLVQHQAQSVNTQSLDHQISQLVNPYPQIHIPTVSEMASDLLHHKNPFPLKTLLSAMGQAIAGDLAQEGRVLGVIFLLSVLAAILARLTQSIDGAGRIAELSEMVVVSALILIALHAFGVALSMVHHLLTDVVHLMEALIPLLVVLMAGSGAVASAGIFHPVMMLTVNLVAVLTRSWVLPLVLLATIVDLVGHWLPNFSLKNLALLLRQTGLTLLGGLMTLFLGVMAVEGSAGSVADGVTLRTGKFLANTFVPVVGKAFSDAMEAVLGSSMLLKNAVSVVGALTIIVLVAFPLIKLFIMMVLYRLGAAATEPLGVSGVNKTLETMATAAGWLLAITGSVALMFFLMITVVVTASNGVGL from the coding sequence ATGCTAAAGCGCCTTTGGATTTGGATCGTGGCGATGGGGATGATCGCGGGATTATCTCCGGCGGTTTATGCCCAAGGGATCGATACGCTCGTACAACACCAAGCGCAAAGCGTTAATACCCAGTCGCTGGATCATCAAATCTCCCAGCTCGTTAATCCCTATCCTCAAATCCATATCCCTACCGTCTCGGAAATGGCTTCGGACCTCCTGCATCACAAAAATCCCTTTCCGCTGAAGACCTTGTTGTCCGCTATGGGGCAAGCTATTGCCGGAGATTTAGCGCAAGAAGGTCGGGTATTAGGGGTCATTTTTCTGCTTTCAGTGTTGGCGGCGATTTTAGCAAGGTTGACTCAATCCATTGATGGAGCGGGACGAATTGCCGAGTTGTCGGAAATGGTGGTGGTCTCCGCTCTCATTCTGATTGCGTTGCATGCCTTTGGGGTGGCATTGTCTATGGTGCATCACCTGTTGACGGATGTGGTGCATCTTATGGAAGCTTTAATTCCCCTTCTTGTGGTATTGATGGCGGGCAGTGGGGCAGTGGCATCTGCCGGCATTTTTCACCCCGTGATGATGCTAACCGTCAATTTGGTAGCGGTTTTGACCCGATCATGGGTTCTGCCGTTAGTGTTGCTTGCGACCATTGTGGACTTGGTTGGCCACTGGCTCCCTAATTTTTCCCTAAAAAATTTAGCCTTGCTGCTACGTCAAACCGGTCTGACCTTATTGGGCGGGTTAATGACGTTGTTCCTGGGGGTGATGGCGGTAGAAGGCTCGGCGGGCTCAGTGGCAGACGGCGTCACATTACGTACGGGGAAATTTCTGGCCAATACCTTTGTGCCGGTGGTTGGCAAAGCGTTTTCGGATGCTATGGAAGCCGTTCTAGGTTCCTCGATGTTGCTCAAAAATGCGGTTTCGGTTGTCGGGGCTTTAACCATCATTGTCCTTGTGGCATTTCCCTTGATCAAGCTCTTCATTATGATGGTGCTCTATCGTTTGGGGGCTGCGGCAACAGAACCCTTAGGTGTAAGCGGGGTTAATAAGACTTTAGAAACGATGGCCACGGCAGCGGGATGGTTGCTAGCAATTACCGGGTCCGTGGCGCTCATGTTCTTTTTGATGATTACGGTTGTGGTGACCGCATCCAATGGAGTGGGACTGTAA
- the folD gene encoding bifunctional methylenetetrahydrofolate dehydrogenase/methenyltetrahydrofolate cyclohydrolase FolD, whose amino-acid sequence MATAQLLDGKRTAQIIREELAKKIEEHYERTMLRPGLAVVLVGDDPASKIYVRNKHRASTQVGMDSRQIILPAHSTTSQVLETIEMLNQDPSIHGILLQLPVPRHIDAQVILRHLDPRKDVDGLTPTNMGRLMAGQSGLRPCTPLGIIELLDRYHVPLEGQRVVVIGRSQLVGRPLALMFVERNATVTIVHSKTPNAWDITREADIVVAAVGHAHLVQPNWIKPGATVIDVGINRTESGIVGDVDFDSVAAMASRITPVPGGIGPMTIAMLLSNTWQAFQETVGS is encoded by the coding sequence ATGGCAACTGCCCAGCTCTTAGATGGGAAACGAACGGCTCAGATTATCCGCGAAGAGCTAGCCAAGAAGATTGAGGAGCATTATGAACGCACGATGCTAAGACCAGGATTAGCGGTAGTGCTAGTCGGAGATGATCCGGCGTCGAAAATTTACGTGCGAAATAAGCACCGGGCGAGTACACAAGTTGGGATGGACTCTCGTCAAATCATTCTTCCAGCACATTCGACGACAAGCCAGGTCTTGGAAACCATTGAAATGTTAAACCAAGATCCGAGTATCCATGGGATTTTATTGCAGCTGCCCGTGCCTAGGCATATAGATGCTCAAGTTATTCTTCGCCACTTAGATCCACGCAAAGATGTTGACGGTCTCACGCCGACTAATATGGGCCGACTTATGGCAGGTCAAAGTGGGTTAAGACCCTGTACACCCCTTGGAATCATTGAGTTGTTAGACCGCTACCATGTGCCTTTAGAGGGCCAACGCGTGGTCGTTATTGGCCGTTCGCAATTGGTGGGCCGTCCTTTAGCCCTTATGTTCGTGGAACGCAACGCTACCGTCACTATCGTGCATTCGAAGACACCAAATGCGTGGGACATTACCCGGGAAGCAGATATTGTCGTGGCCGCGGTGGGACATGCCCATTTGGTGCAGCCTAACTGGATTAAACCAGGGGCCACTGTGATTGATGTGGGGATTAACCGCACTGAGAGCGGGATTGTTGGAGATGTGGATTTTGATTCGGTTGCCGCCATGGCTTCACGGATTACTCCTGTGCCCGGAGGCATTGGACCCATGACAATCGCTATGCTCCTCAGTAATACGTGGCAAGCCTTTCAGGAAACGGTTGGATCATGA
- the xseB gene encoding exodeoxyribonuclease VII small subunit — protein sequence MIEENELDQFENIIVRLEEIVRQLEGGRLSLKESLVMYQEARVLSEKANLLLNQAESLLKPKAEA from the coding sequence GTGATTGAGGAAAACGAACTTGACCAATTTGAAAACATCATTGTCCGGCTCGAAGAAATTGTCCGTCAGCTAGAGGGAGGCAGGCTCTCTCTCAAAGAAAGCCTGGTTATGTATCAAGAAGCCAGAGTTCTCAGTGAGAAAGCCAACCTTCTGCTAAATCAAGCTGAAAGCTTACTGAAACCAAAGGCTGAGGCATAA
- a CDS encoding Asp23/Gls24 family envelope stress response protein — MADTAQEIKTIPSVRIANEVIAVIAGIAASEVDGVAAMSGGLTGGITEMLGKKAASRGVKLEVKDNRVSLDLYVVVQYGAKIPEVASRIQDRVKEQVELMTGLTVSDVNIHVQGVSFASTEDNSSGSPASSES, encoded by the coding sequence ATGGCAGACACGGCCCAGGAGATTAAAACCATACCCAGTGTGCGCATTGCCAATGAAGTGATAGCAGTGATTGCTGGGATTGCGGCCTCAGAGGTAGATGGCGTAGCGGCAATGAGCGGCGGACTAACCGGGGGCATTACGGAAATGTTGGGAAAAAAAGCCGCTAGTCGTGGCGTCAAATTAGAAGTGAAGGATAACCGAGTGAGTCTTGATCTGTATGTGGTGGTCCAATATGGCGCAAAAATTCCAGAGGTTGCGTCGCGTATTCAAGACCGAGTGAAAGAGCAAGTGGAATTGATGACTGGACTCACCGTTTCGGATGTGAATATTCATGTCCAAGGCGTCTCGTTTGCCTCCACGGAAGATAATTCCTCTGGAAGCCCAGCGAGTTCAGAATCTTAA
- a CDS encoding stage III sporulation protein AF, translating into MMALIGHWVKSLIIIVLLGNLAEFILPKGDLKKYAGLIVGLVLLLAMVSPIWSLMHQLQHSSAPSALLGPGTGANFTALVQQEQLAQAEAMVMSYPQVISCQLTRSSPLHYQALVKTSAPLATHTLSQYVQDALAITTGESASSLHVQLIVVNPALKRTVTQIKP; encoded by the coding sequence ATGATGGCTTTAATTGGGCACTGGGTGAAGTCGCTGATCATTATCGTATTGCTTGGCAACCTTGCGGAATTTATTCTCCCCAAGGGCGATTTGAAAAAGTATGCGGGGCTCATCGTGGGTTTGGTTTTGTTGTTAGCCATGGTTTCTCCCATTTGGAGTCTGATGCACCAACTACAACATTCTAGCGCGCCCAGCGCGTTGTTAGGACCGGGAACAGGCGCCAATTTTACTGCGCTGGTACAACAAGAACAGCTAGCTCAAGCGGAAGCTATGGTGATGAGTTATCCCCAGGTCATCTCCTGCCAACTGACCAGGAGTAGTCCTCTACATTACCAGGCCCTGGTGAAAACGAGTGCACCTCTTGCCACCCACACGCTGTCGCAGTATGTCCAAGACGCTTTAGCGATAACGACGGGAGAGAGTGCCTCTAGCCTTCACGTCCAGCTCATTGTTGTGAATCCTGCACTAAAACGCACCGTGACACAAATCAAACCATAA
- the accC gene encoding acetyl-CoA carboxylase biotin carboxylase subunit produces MFNKILVANRGEIAIRVMRAARELGIKTVAVYSDADKEATHVKYADEAFPIGPAPSNLSYLHIPNIINAAVQTGAEAIHPGYGFLSENHHFAAVCQTWGIKFIGPPADAIEKMGIKAQARQMMMEAGVPVVPGTAGTVENIDEAKRIAEEIGYPVMVKASFGGGGRGIRVVESPNELEEALERASREAKSAFGQGDVYIEKYLRQPRHIEIQVLADNYGHVVTLGERESSLQRRRQKVLEEAPSVAMTPELRAKMSEAAVRAAQAVNYTSAGTLEFLLDENGHFYFMEMNTRVQVEHACTEMITGIDIVKEQIRVAAGLPLSITQDDVELRGWAIECRINAEDPANQFRPSPGKVTVWQEPGGPWVRVDSGAEPGYQVQPFYDSLLAKIVTWGRTRDEAIERMRRALSEFHIEGVKTTLDLHKQLMNDEEFCAGRIHTNFLAERIKGA; encoded by the coding sequence TTGTTTAACAAAATTTTAGTCGCTAACCGGGGCGAAATAGCCATCCGGGTAATGCGTGCTGCTCGGGAACTCGGTATCAAGACAGTAGCAGTCTATTCGGATGCCGATAAAGAGGCCACGCATGTCAAATATGCGGACGAAGCCTTTCCTATTGGACCGGCTCCATCCAATTTAAGCTACTTACATATTCCGAATATTATTAATGCCGCGGTACAAACTGGGGCGGAAGCTATCCATCCGGGTTACGGATTTTTGTCCGAGAATCATCATTTTGCTGCTGTGTGCCAGACATGGGGCATTAAATTCATCGGACCCCCAGCCGATGCCATCGAGAAAATGGGAATCAAAGCTCAAGCCCGGCAAATGATGATGGAGGCGGGGGTCCCCGTTGTTCCGGGGACGGCAGGCACAGTGGAAAATATTGACGAGGCGAAGCGGATTGCCGAGGAAATTGGTTATCCTGTAATGGTGAAGGCGTCATTCGGCGGCGGAGGACGGGGCATACGAGTTGTCGAATCGCCAAATGAATTGGAAGAAGCATTGGAACGCGCCAGCCGCGAGGCAAAATCAGCCTTTGGGCAGGGAGATGTGTATATCGAAAAATACTTGCGGCAACCCCGTCACATTGAAATCCAAGTGCTTGCCGATAACTATGGGCATGTGGTTACGTTAGGTGAACGGGAGTCGTCATTGCAGCGGCGGCGGCAAAAAGTTTTGGAAGAAGCGCCTTCTGTAGCCATGACCCCAGAATTGCGAGCCAAAATGAGTGAAGCTGCCGTTCGTGCCGCCCAAGCCGTGAACTATACGAGTGCGGGAACATTAGAATTTTTATTGGATGAAAATGGGCATTTTTACTTTATGGAGATGAATACGCGGGTCCAAGTGGAGCATGCCTGTACCGAAATGATTACGGGCATCGATATTGTAAAGGAACAAATTCGCGTGGCCGCGGGCCTACCCTTGTCGATCACACAAGATGATGTGGAACTCAGGGGCTGGGCTATTGAATGTCGTATAAATGCGGAAGACCCGGCTAATCAATTTCGCCCGAGCCCCGGCAAGGTCACGGTATGGCAGGAGCCAGGTGGGCCCTGGGTGCGCGTGGATTCGGGGGCGGAACCCGGCTATCAAGTTCAACCCTTTTATGATTCCCTGTTGGCCAAAATTGTGACCTGGGGTCGTACCCGTGACGAAGCGATTGAACGCATGCGGCGGGCGCTGAGTGAATTCCATATCGAAGGGGTCAAGACGACGTTGGACCTCCACAAACAACTGATGAACGATGAGGAATTCTGTGCGGGTCGCATTCATACCAATTTCCTGGCTGAGCGCATCAAAGGCGCGTAA
- the nusB gene encoding transcription antitermination factor NusB has product MARHHAREMALRVLFEHDLAHTEPGVLVARLQGQDPDDRQFAESIVHGVLMHQDQIDEIIAQSSVDWRIQRMPTIDRNVLRIAVYELLYEPKTPISVIIAEALELAGAYSTDEAKRFVNGVLSTASKTVRPQGDVDRPLADEKTHKENPQIKDDPVNS; this is encoded by the coding sequence ATGGCTCGACATCATGCACGGGAAATGGCTTTACGCGTATTATTTGAACATGATTTAGCCCATACCGAGCCAGGTGTCTTGGTGGCACGTCTTCAAGGGCAAGATCCGGATGACCGGCAATTTGCAGAATCTATCGTGCATGGTGTGTTAATGCATCAAGATCAGATTGATGAAATCATTGCCCAATCCTCTGTGGATTGGCGCATTCAACGTATGCCGACGATTGACCGGAATGTTCTGCGTATTGCTGTTTATGAGCTTTTATATGAACCCAAGACTCCGATTTCGGTCATTATTGCAGAAGCTTTAGAGTTAGCCGGTGCCTATAGTACCGATGAGGCCAAACGGTTTGTCAATGGCGTCTTATCTACTGCATCCAAAACCGTTCGTCCGCAGGGAGATGTCGATCGGCCATTGGCTGATGAGAAGACGCACAAGGAGAATCCACAGATTAAGGATGACCCAGTCAATTCGTGA
- a CDS encoding SpoIIIAH-like family protein — MNRPQIVRFAAFVTVLAVLLGYVVYHRTSPNATAYTTVSPQKQQAQTVTNLENYFVNYRMHRDRVMTEEIATLKALISNPSISQSAKDEATATMVRDTQELKEETQAEGLLSARGFPLSAVTITQNKAVVVIGATNLNSEQIGRIADTITEVTSLPPQDVVILPKS; from the coding sequence ATGAATCGTCCCCAAATTGTCCGGTTTGCTGCATTTGTTACGGTGTTAGCCGTGTTATTGGGATATGTGGTCTATCACAGAACCTCCCCTAATGCCACGGCATACACAACTGTCTCACCTCAAAAACAGCAAGCCCAGACGGTCACAAATTTGGAAAATTATTTTGTGAATTACCGCATGCACCGAGATCGCGTGATGACCGAAGAAATTGCCACCTTGAAAGCCTTGATCAGTAATCCCTCTATATCGCAGTCAGCCAAAGACGAAGCCACGGCGACCATGGTTCGGGATACGCAAGAATTAAAAGAAGAAACACAAGCCGAAGGTCTGTTATCCGCTCGCGGGTTTCCCTTGAGTGCTGTGACCATCACCCAAAATAAAGCGGTGGTCGTCATCGGAGCCACTAATCTCAATTCCGAGCAAATTGGGCGGATCGCCGATACCATTACCGAAGTCACGAGTTTACCGCCTCAAGATGTGGTGATTCTTCCGAAATCCTAA